Proteins from one Catenuloplanes atrovinosus genomic window:
- a CDS encoding bifunctional metallophosphatase/5'-nucleotidase — protein MDRSRKRLWPVLRTLATPAAALAVAIALVPSAGGSPAEPSVDTLTPVSVTYGHGGKTAKGNFLSYNDFHGAIDPPAGSGGLVTGVPAGGVEYLATWLKKLRAEAKAEGRGRSITVGAGDLIGASPLVSAAFHDEPTIELMDQVGLEISSVGNHEFDEGVTELLRLNRGGCHPVDGCQDGDGFAGARFTYLAANTVYKKSGLPILPPVEVRLVDGVPVGFVGMTLEGTPGIVNPAGIQDVNFLDEVQTANKWGGLLRAFGVKSLVLLLHEGGQQNSPPATPALSECANFSGPVVDIVKGLRPEFGLVVSGHTHRYYTCALPNSQGTQTVVTSAGSNGTLVTDIDYTLDKRTGRFAEITARNVIVENGVRNADGTWQTDPTGAPVRNPALADPAAKRIADKYRAAVAPIANRVLGSITATITRDAGANQESPLGDVIADAQLAYTQANGAQIALMNPGGIRASLPYDSQTGGEAPGQITYGEAFTVQPFNNLVVTQTFTGAQLKNVLEQQFAGFGGQTAQRVLQVSAGFTYSFDATAAAGSRVSNLALNGTPIDPAATYRVTTNDFLANGGDGFSNLTLGTDRTTAPGFDIDALVAYLGANSPVAPGPANRITRIA, from the coding sequence ATGGATCGATCTCGCAAGCGCCTCTGGCCGGTGCTGCGCACGCTGGCCACGCCGGCGGCCGCGCTGGCCGTCGCCATAGCCCTCGTCCCCAGCGCCGGCGGATCGCCGGCCGAGCCGTCGGTGGACACGCTGACGCCGGTCAGCGTCACGTACGGCCACGGCGGCAAGACCGCCAAGGGCAACTTCCTCAGCTACAACGACTTCCACGGCGCCATCGACCCGCCGGCCGGCAGCGGCGGCCTGGTCACCGGCGTCCCGGCCGGCGGCGTCGAATACCTCGCCACCTGGCTGAAGAAGCTGCGCGCCGAGGCGAAGGCCGAGGGCCGCGGCCGCAGCATCACGGTCGGCGCCGGCGACCTGATCGGCGCGTCGCCGCTGGTCAGCGCCGCGTTCCACGACGAGCCGACGATCGAGCTGATGGACCAGGTCGGGCTGGAGATCAGCTCGGTCGGCAACCACGAGTTCGACGAGGGCGTGACCGAGCTGCTGCGCCTCAACCGCGGCGGGTGCCACCCGGTCGACGGCTGCCAGGACGGCGACGGGTTCGCCGGCGCGCGCTTCACCTACCTGGCCGCGAACACGGTCTACAAGAAGTCCGGCCTGCCGATCCTGCCGCCGGTCGAGGTGCGCCTGGTCGACGGCGTCCCGGTCGGCTTCGTCGGCATGACGCTGGAGGGCACGCCCGGCATCGTCAACCCGGCCGGCATCCAGGACGTCAACTTCCTGGACGAGGTCCAGACCGCGAACAAGTGGGGCGGCCTGCTCCGCGCGTTCGGCGTGAAGTCGCTGGTCCTGCTGCTGCACGAGGGCGGCCAGCAGAACTCGCCGCCGGCCACGCCCGCGCTCTCCGAGTGCGCCAACTTCTCCGGCCCGGTCGTCGACATCGTCAAGGGCCTGCGCCCCGAATTCGGCCTGGTCGTCTCCGGCCACACCCACCGGTACTACACCTGCGCGCTGCCGAACTCGCAGGGCACGCAGACCGTGGTCACCAGCGCCGGCAGCAACGGCACGCTGGTCACCGACATCGACTACACGCTGGACAAGCGGACCGGCCGGTTCGCCGAGATCACCGCGCGCAACGTCATCGTGGAGAACGGCGTGCGGAACGCGGACGGCACCTGGCAGACCGACCCGACCGGCGCGCCGGTGCGCAACCCCGCCCTGGCCGACCCGGCCGCGAAGCGGATCGCGGACAAGTACCGCGCCGCGGTCGCGCCGATCGCGAACCGGGTGCTCGGCTCGATCACCGCGACCATCACCCGCGACGCCGGCGCCAACCAGGAGAGCCCGCTCGGCGACGTGATCGCGGACGCGCAGCTGGCGTACACGCAGGCCAACGGTGCCCAGATCGCACTGATGAACCCGGGCGGCATCCGCGCGTCGCTGCCGTACGACTCGCAGACCGGCGGTGAGGCCCCCGGCCAGATCACCTACGGCGAGGCGTTCACGGTGCAGCCGTTCAACAACCTCGTGGTCACCCAGACGTTCACCGGCGCGCAGCTGAAGAACGTGCTGGAGCAGCAGTTCGCCGGCTTCGGCGGACAGACCGCGCAGCGCGTGCTGCAGGTGTCGGCCGGCTTCACCTACAGCTTCGACGCGACCGCCGCGGCCGGCAGCCGGGTCAGCAACCTCGCGCTGAACGGCACGCCGATCGACCCGGCCGCGACGTACCGGGTGACGACCAACGACTTCCTGGCCAACGGCGGCGACGGCTTCTCGAACCTGACGCTCGGCACCGACCGCACCACCGCGCCGGGCTTCGACATCGACGCGCTGGTCGCCTACCTGGGCGCCAACAGCCCGGTCGCCCCCGGCCCGGCCAACCGGATCACCAGGATCGCCTGA
- a CDS encoding chorismate mutase yields MATVVDQPQDAGSPSQDTGTAEATASAAILEIRSRINEIDDAIIALWKERAALSQQVGATRVASGGTRLVLSREREIMEKFRDALGADGPQVALLLLRAGRGPL; encoded by the coding sequence ATGGCCACCGTAGTGGACCAGCCTCAGGACGCCGGCTCGCCCAGCCAGGACACCGGCACGGCCGAGGCGACGGCATCAGCGGCGATTCTGGAGATCCGGTCACGGATCAACGAGATCGATGATGCGATCATCGCGCTGTGGAAGGAGAGAGCGGCGCTGTCGCAGCAGGTTGGCGCGACGCGGGTGGCGTCCGGGGGGACGCGTCTGGTGTTGAGTCGTGAGCGCGAGATCATGGAGAAGTTCCGCGACGCGTTGGGGGCGGATGGGCCGCAGGTGGCGCTGCTTTTGCTGCGTGCGGGGCGTGGGCCTCTTTGA
- a CDS encoding ABC transporter ATP-binding protein, which produces MSDIVLQTQGLKKHFPITRGIVFQSKVGAVQAVDGVDLELRRGETLGIVGESGCGKSTLARLLVGLETPTAGSINVRGQDMTKLRGAELRRARRNIQMVLQDPYTSLNPRMTVGDIIGEPFEIHTDVAPKGDRKRRVRDLLDLVGLNPDHINRYPHQFSGGQRQRIGIARALALRPEIIVCDEPVSALDVSIQAQVINLLEQLQDELGLSYIFIAHDLSVVRHIADRVSVMYLGRVVETGRDLEIYEQPTHPYTQALLSAVPVPDPTLRGHRDQIVLEGDVPSPANPPSGCRFRTRCWKAQQKCADEDPMLTLRPKSAHPSACHFAEVRDVVHAVD; this is translated from the coding sequence TTGAGTGACATCGTGCTGCAGACGCAGGGTCTGAAGAAGCACTTCCCGATCACCCGGGGCATCGTCTTCCAGTCGAAGGTCGGTGCGGTGCAGGCGGTCGACGGCGTCGACCTGGAACTCCGCCGCGGTGAGACGCTCGGCATCGTGGGCGAGTCCGGCTGTGGCAAGTCCACGCTCGCCCGGCTGCTGGTCGGCCTGGAGACGCCGACCGCCGGCTCGATCAACGTGCGCGGTCAGGACATGACCAAGCTCCGCGGCGCCGAGCTGCGCCGGGCCCGCCGCAACATCCAGATGGTGCTCCAGGACCCGTACACGTCGCTGAACCCGCGCATGACGGTCGGCGACATCATCGGCGAGCCGTTCGAGATCCACACGGACGTGGCGCCGAAGGGCGACCGCAAGCGCCGCGTCCGTGACCTGCTGGACCTGGTCGGCCTCAACCCCGACCACATCAACCGGTACCCGCACCAGTTCTCCGGCGGCCAGCGCCAGCGCATCGGCATCGCCCGCGCGCTCGCGCTCCGGCCGGAGATCATCGTCTGTGACGAGCCGGTGTCGGCGCTGGACGTGTCCATCCAGGCGCAGGTGATCAACCTGCTGGAGCAGCTCCAGGATGAGCTGGGCCTGTCGTACATCTTCATCGCCCACGACCTGTCCGTGGTCCGGCACATCGCGGACCGCGTCTCGGTCATGTACCTCGGGCGCGTCGTGGAGACCGGCCGCGATCTGGAGATCTACGAGCAGCCGACGCATCCGTACACCCAGGCGCTGCTGTCGGCCGTCCCGGTCCCCGACCCGACGCTGCGCGGCCACCGGGACCAGATCGTCCTGGAGGGGGACGTCCCGTCGCCGGCCAACCCGCCGTCCGGGTGCCGTTTCCGCACGCGCTGCTGGAAGGCGCAGCAGAAGTGCGCCGACGAGGACCCGATGCTCACGCTCCGCCCGAAGTCCGCTCACCCGAGCGCTTGCCACTTCGCCGAGGTGCGCGACGTCGTTCACGCCGTGGACTAG
- a CDS encoding ABC transporter ATP-binding protein, whose protein sequence is MTDIKVKNEFLPIDTAAPLLAVQDLKVEFRTANGVAKAVNGANFRLAEGETLAILGESGCGKSVTAQAIMGILDTPPGFVTGGEVRYRGVDLLKLKEDQRRQVRANRIAMIFQDALSALNPVFTVGFQLGELFRKHRGMSRADAKKRAIDLLEQVKIPAARQRINEYPHQFSGGMRQRVMIAMALALDPEVLIADEPTTALDVTVQAQIMNLLAEVQRERNMGLILITHDMGVVADVADRISVMYAGRVVEEAPVYDIYARPAHPYTKALLESIPRVDLKGQQLSVIKGLPPTLTNIPPGCPFAARCRYARDVCRQDPAPPAYQVTHSRTARCHFWKEVAGVE, encoded by the coding sequence ATGACAGACATCAAGGTCAAGAACGAGTTCCTGCCGATCGACACGGCGGCCCCGCTGCTGGCGGTGCAGGACCTGAAGGTCGAGTTCCGTACCGCGAACGGCGTGGCCAAGGCCGTCAACGGTGCGAACTTCCGGCTGGCCGAGGGCGAGACGCTCGCGATCCTCGGCGAGTCCGGCTGCGGCAAGTCCGTGACCGCGCAGGCGATCATGGGCATCCTGGACACGCCGCCCGGCTTCGTCACCGGCGGCGAGGTGCGATACCGCGGCGTCGACCTGCTGAAACTCAAGGAGGACCAGCGTCGGCAGGTCCGGGCCAACCGGATCGCGATGATCTTCCAGGACGCGCTCTCCGCGCTGAACCCGGTCTTCACGGTCGGCTTCCAACTGGGCGAGCTCTTCCGCAAGCACCGGGGCATGTCGCGCGCGGACGCCAAGAAGCGCGCGATCGACCTGCTGGAGCAGGTGAAGATCCCGGCCGCGCGGCAGCGGATCAACGAGTACCCGCACCAGTTCTCCGGCGGCATGCGGCAACGCGTCATGATCGCCATGGCGCTGGCGCTCGACCCCGAGGTGCTGATCGCGGACGAGCCCACCACCGCGCTCGACGTCACCGTGCAGGCGCAGATCATGAACCTGCTCGCCGAGGTGCAGCGCGAGCGGAACATGGGCCTCATCCTGATCACGCACGACATGGGCGTGGTCGCGGACGTCGCCGACCGGATCTCGGTCATGTACGCCGGCCGCGTGGTGGAGGAGGCGCCGGTCTACGACATCTACGCCCGGCCGGCGCACCCGTACACCAAGGCGCTGCTCGAGTCGATCCCGCGGGTCGACCTCAAGGGCCAGCAGCTCAGCGTGATCAAGGGTCTGCCGCCGACGCTGACCAACATCCCGCCGGGCTGCCCGTTCGCCGCCCGCTGCCGGTACGCCCGGGACGTCTGCCGGCAGGACCCGGCGCCGCCCGCGTACCAGGTCACCCACTCGCGCACCGCCCGGTGCCACTTCTGGAAGGAGGTCGCCGGCGTTGAGTGA
- a CDS encoding ABC transporter permease, with protein sequence MSDLQSIAATEVPSGTDVKGTGGDKARSLTQDAWRDLRHNWVFWFASTIALIVILMAIAPSLFTPNNPADCALSRQHAPGSGWALFGYDFQGCDIYARTVHGARASIWVGVLSTALASTIGLIFGLSSGFFGGWLDAILSRITDIVLGIPLLLAAIVLGKRLAAGDTGGSSGLMAVVLVLGVLGWTTAARVMRSSVISAKNQDYVAAARMLGAGNFRIMFRHILPNAIAPFIVVLTIALGQFIATEATLSFLGIGLKGDAISWGIDISTASKHVRESAPPLVAPSLFLAMTVLAFIMLGDAIRDAFDPKLR encoded by the coding sequence ATGAGTGATCTGCAATCGATTGCCGCCACGGAGGTGCCGAGTGGCACCGACGTCAAGGGCACCGGCGGCGACAAGGCGCGCAGCCTGACGCAGGACGCGTGGCGCGATCTGCGGCACAACTGGGTGTTCTGGTTCGCCTCCACGATCGCGCTGATCGTCATTCTGATGGCGATCGCGCCGTCGTTGTTCACGCCGAACAACCCGGCCGACTGCGCGCTGTCGCGGCAGCACGCGCCGGGTAGTGGCTGGGCGTTGTTCGGTTACGACTTCCAGGGCTGCGACATCTACGCCCGGACGGTCCACGGCGCGCGTGCCTCGATCTGGGTGGGCGTGCTGTCCACCGCGCTGGCGTCCACGATCGGCCTCATCTTCGGCCTGTCGTCCGGGTTCTTCGGCGGCTGGCTGGACGCGATCCTGTCCCGGATCACGGACATCGTGCTGGGCATCCCGCTGCTGCTGGCCGCGATCGTGCTCGGCAAGCGTCTGGCCGCGGGTGACACCGGCGGTTCGTCCGGCCTGATGGCCGTGGTCCTGGTGCTGGGCGTGCTCGGCTGGACGACGGCGGCGCGCGTCATGCGGTCGTCGGTGATCTCGGCGAAGAATCAGGATTACGTGGCGGCGGCGCGGATGCTGGGGGCGGGGAATTTCCGGATCATGTTCCGGCACATCCTGCCGAACGCGATCGCGCCGTTTATCGTGGTGCTGACCATCGCGCTGGGCCAGTTCATCGCCACCGAGGCGACGTTGTCGTTCCTGGGCATCGGCCTGAAGGGCGATGCGATCTCGTGGGGTATCGACATCTCGACGGCGTCGAAGCACGTTCGTGAGTCCGCTCCGCCGCTGGTCGCTCCGTCGCTGTTCTTGGCGATGACCGTGCTGGCGTTCATCATGCTCGGCGACGCCATCCGCGACGCCTTCGACCCGAAGCTGCGGTGA
- a CDS encoding ABC transporter permease encodes MLRYIIRRLLQGVLTFFGATFVVYALMFANQDNPLQALAGERPITENVRQALTERYHLDEPFIVQYGYYMRGLLQGDFGQSLTGRDISDLLEQAWPNTFRLAVMAVVFAALIGIVAGVVAGIRRASIFDHTTLIITLVLISIPIVVLAPLMQLFFGVELKWFPATAGANPSFYGLMLPAIVLGAGSLATYSRLTRTSVVENLRADYVRTAKAKGLTRNRVIGVHVLRNSLIPVVTYIGVDLGGLMAGAIVTEGVFNIPGVGSQLFRGIGTEDGPLVVGFVSVLVIIFIVANLIVDLLYAVLDPRIRYE; translated from the coding sequence ATGCTTCGCTATATCATTCGGCGCCTACTTCAGGGCGTGCTCACGTTCTTCGGAGCCACGTTCGTCGTCTACGCGCTCATGTTCGCCAACCAAGACAACCCGCTGCAGGCGCTCGCGGGTGAGCGGCCCATCACGGAGAACGTCCGCCAGGCCCTGACCGAGCGCTACCACCTGGACGAGCCGTTCATCGTCCAGTACGGCTACTACATGCGCGGCCTGCTCCAGGGCGACTTCGGTCAGTCACTCACCGGCCGTGACATCTCCGACCTGCTCGAACAGGCCTGGCCGAACACGTTCCGGCTCGCGGTCATGGCGGTGGTGTTCGCCGCGCTGATCGGCATCGTCGCCGGCGTCGTCGCGGGCATCCGGCGCGCCAGCATCTTCGACCACACCACGCTGATCATCACGCTGGTGCTGATCTCGATCCCGATCGTCGTCCTGGCGCCGCTCATGCAGCTCTTCTTCGGCGTGGAGCTGAAGTGGTTCCCCGCGACCGCGGGTGCGAATCCGTCGTTCTACGGGCTGATGCTGCCGGCGATCGTGCTGGGCGCGGGCTCGCTGGCGACCTACTCGCGGCTGACCCGCACGTCGGTGGTGGAGAATTTGCGCGCGGACTACGTGCGTACCGCGAAGGCGAAGGGTTTGACCCGGAACCGGGTGATCGGGGTGCACGTGCTGCGCAACTCGCTGATCCCGGTCGTCACCTACATCGGCGTGGACCTGGGTGGCCTGATGGCGGGCGCGATCGTGACCGAGGGCGTGTTCAACATCCCCGGTGTCGGTTCCCAGCTGTTCCGGGGCATCGGTACCGAGGACGGCCCGCTGGTGGTCGGCTTCGTCAGCGTTCTGGTGATCATCTTCATCGTGGCCAACCTGATCGTCGACCTGCTCTACGCCGTTCTCGACCCGAGGATCCGGTATGAGTGA
- a CDS encoding peptide ABC transporter substrate-binding protein, translating into MRGKTAIKISAGLAATALLVTACGGGGDDEAGSSNAVVSIEVAEPQYLLPSNTNETSGSQVLAALFTPLVDYDADNKPVEVAAESITTTDNVTWTIKLKDGYTFHNGEKVTSDSYINAWNYGSYAPNAQNNSYFWEKIEGWADLQSEDPDEDGPQKAPTPKANKLTGLAKVDDLTFTVKLSAPFSEFKTMLGYTAFYPLPAAAFASEGVVKEDFEEAIIGNGPFKMKGTWQHDSQIEVEQYAEYPGDKPKVQGVIFKIYQALPAAYADLAADNLDVLKQIPTENISSAESDLGDRFKKSAASTFQFVAFPTYQTEFSKPEVRRAISQAINRDEIITSVFKGSQTSARSFVSPVVAGYREDTCGQYCVFDAAKAKSEYDAAGGPKKITITYNGDGGHKDWVDATCNQLKTNLGIECTGVAEPKFADLLTKLDQKQPIGMFRMGWVMDYPSMENYLGPIYTTDGSSNYYGYSNKQFDTLVKEGVSAATPEEAIAKYQAAEDILVQDMPVIPLRFGQNNFGHSTKVKNVEMDLFNRVDLMKIEAA; encoded by the coding sequence ATGCGCGGGAAAACCGCAATAAAGATCTCGGCTGGTCTTGCCGCGACCGCCCTGCTCGTCACCGCCTGCGGTGGCGGGGGCGACGACGAGGCCGGATCCAGCAACGCCGTCGTCTCGATCGAGGTCGCGGAGCCGCAGTACCTGCTCCCGTCCAACACGAACGAGACCAGCGGTTCGCAGGTGCTCGCCGCTCTGTTCACGCCGCTCGTCGACTACGACGCCGACAACAAGCCGGTCGAGGTGGCCGCGGAGTCCATCACCACGACGGACAACGTCACCTGGACCATCAAGCTGAAGGACGGCTACACCTTCCACAACGGTGAGAAGGTCACCTCCGACAGCTACATCAACGCGTGGAACTACGGCTCGTACGCGCCGAACGCGCAGAACAACTCCTACTTCTGGGAGAAGATCGAGGGTTGGGCCGACCTTCAGTCTGAGGACCCGGACGAAGACGGGCCGCAGAAGGCCCCGACGCCGAAGGCGAACAAGCTCACCGGTCTGGCCAAGGTCGACGACCTGACCTTCACGGTGAAGCTCTCCGCGCCGTTCTCCGAGTTCAAGACCATGCTCGGATACACCGCGTTCTACCCGCTGCCGGCCGCCGCGTTCGCCTCCGAGGGTGTCGTCAAGGAGGACTTCGAGGAGGCCATCATCGGCAACGGTCCCTTCAAGATGAAGGGCACCTGGCAGCACGACTCGCAGATCGAGGTCGAGCAGTACGCCGAGTACCCGGGTGACAAGCCGAAGGTCCAGGGCGTCATCTTCAAGATCTACCAGGCGCTGCCGGCGGCCTACGCCGACCTGGCCGCGGACAACCTGGACGTGCTGAAGCAGATCCCGACCGAGAACATCTCGAGCGCCGAGTCCGACCTGGGCGACCGGTTCAAGAAGAGCGCGGCCTCCACGTTCCAGTTCGTCGCCTTCCCGACGTACCAGACCGAGTTCAGCAAGCCCGAGGTGCGGCGCGCGATCTCCCAGGCGATCAACCGCGACGAGATCATCACCAGCGTCTTCAAGGGCTCGCAGACCTCCGCCCGCTCCTTCGTCTCCCCGGTCGTGGCCGGCTACCGCGAGGACACCTGCGGTCAGTACTGCGTCTTCGACGCCGCCAAGGCCAAGTCCGAGTACGACGCCGCCGGTGGCCCGAAGAAGATCACCATCACCTACAACGGCGACGGTGGCCACAAGGACTGGGTCGACGCGACCTGCAACCAGCTCAAGACCAACCTGGGCATCGAGTGCACGGGCGTGGCCGAGCCGAAGTTCGCCGACCTGCTGACCAAGCTGGACCAGAAGCAGCCGATCGGCATGTTCCGGATGGGCTGGGTCATGGACTACCCGTCCATGGAGAACTACCTGGGCCCGATCTACACGACCGACGGCTCGTCGAACTACTACGGCTACTCGAACAAGCAGTTCGACACGCTGGTCAAGGAGGGCGTCTCCGCCGCCACGCCGGAGGAGGCCATCGCCAAGTACCAGGCCGCCGAGGACATCCTGGTCCAGGACATGCCGGTGATCCCGCTGCGCTTCGGCCAGAACAACTTCGGGCACTCGACCAAGGTGAAGAACGTCGAGATGGACCTCTTCAACCGCGTGGACCTCATGAAGATCGAGGCCGCCTGA
- a CDS encoding response regulator transcription factor, with translation MTDNARLRVFLVDDHAMFRAGVRAELGAHVDVVGEASTVAEAVSRIAAATPDVVLLDVHMPDGGGRAVLEAMRKSHPQVRFLALSVSDAAEDVIGLIRAGARGYVTKTISPDELAAAIKRVAEGDAVFSPRLAGFVLDAFAARPDAPVADPELDQLTNREREVLRLLARGYAYKEIAKELFISIKTVETHVSNVLRKLQMSNRYELSRWAADRRLV, from the coding sequence ATGACCGACAACGCCCGTCTGAGGGTTTTCCTCGTCGACGACCACGCGATGTTCCGCGCCGGTGTCCGCGCCGAGCTGGGCGCGCACGTGGACGTGGTGGGTGAGGCGAGCACGGTCGCGGAGGCGGTGAGCCGGATCGCGGCGGCCACGCCGGACGTTGTGCTGCTGGACGTGCACATGCCGGACGGCGGCGGCCGCGCGGTGCTGGAGGCGATGCGCAAGTCGCACCCGCAGGTGCGGTTCCTGGCGCTCTCCGTGTCGGACGCGGCCGAGGACGTGATCGGCCTGATCCGGGCCGGCGCCCGCGGCTACGTCACGAAGACCATCTCCCCGGACGAGCTGGCCGCCGCGATCAAGCGGGTGGCCGAGGGCGACGCGGTGTTCAGCCCGCGGCTGGCCGGCTTCGTGCTGGACGCGTTCGCGGCCCGGCCGGACGCGCCGGTGGCCGACCCGGAGCTGGACCAGCTCACCAACCGGGAGCGGGAGGTGCTGCGGCTGCTGGCCCGGGGGTACGCGTACAAGGAGATCGCCAAGGAGCTGTTCATCTCGATCAAGACCGTCGAGACGCACGTGTCGAACGTGCTCCGGAAGCTCCAGATGAGCAACCGGTACGAGCTGTCCCGCTGGGCCGCCGACCGCCGCCTGGTCTGA
- a CDS encoding ATP-binding protein: MGVTIDTARQPRRLYRARDHRVVAGVASGLARHLRVSPLAVRAAFVILLGFNGLGLMLYAGFWAVLPYERVTGEPRRRDVSQLVPFIAIGLGLILLQVLVLGRNSSVTGTAGWLVAVVAVGAGIIWHESTPERRRQWTEALPRFPWLGTFLEETDRRLFLFRFIGGGLLVAVGVIGMVAVYVPAENNEAVVNGVLFALLGLLGVGVVAAPVLWRTVSQLRAEREGRIRETERAELAAMVHDQVLHTLALIQRNADDVKAVQRLARGQERSLRNWLYKPTGSPTERFAAALEEAAAEVEDTYAIAVEVVVVGDRENDERVAALVMAAREALVNAARHAGVGTVSLYAEVEPEQLSVFVRDRGAGFDMDAVEDHRHGVRGSILGRMSRHGGHAEIRSEIGDGTEVRLFLPMERDAVTSGRER; the protein is encoded by the coding sequence CTGGGAGTCACGATCGATACCGCCCGACAGCCCCGCCGCCTCTACCGGGCACGCGACCATCGCGTGGTCGCCGGTGTCGCGTCCGGCCTGGCCCGGCACCTGCGGGTGTCGCCGCTGGCCGTGCGGGCCGCGTTCGTGATCCTGCTCGGCTTCAACGGCCTGGGACTGATGCTCTACGCGGGCTTCTGGGCGGTGCTGCCGTACGAGCGCGTCACCGGCGAGCCGCGGCGGCGCGACGTGTCGCAGTTGGTCCCGTTCATCGCGATCGGCCTGGGTCTGATCCTGCTCCAGGTGCTGGTGCTCGGGCGGAATTCGAGCGTCACCGGCACGGCCGGGTGGCTGGTCGCGGTGGTCGCGGTCGGCGCCGGCATCATCTGGCACGAGTCGACGCCGGAGCGCCGCCGTCAGTGGACCGAGGCGCTGCCGCGTTTCCCCTGGCTGGGCACGTTCCTGGAGGAGACCGACCGCCGGCTGTTCCTGTTCCGGTTCATCGGCGGCGGCCTGCTGGTCGCGGTCGGCGTGATCGGCATGGTGGCGGTGTACGTACCGGCGGAGAACAACGAGGCCGTGGTGAACGGCGTGCTGTTCGCGCTGCTCGGCCTGCTCGGCGTGGGCGTGGTGGCGGCGCCGGTGCTGTGGCGCACGGTGAGCCAGCTGCGCGCCGAGCGCGAGGGCCGGATCCGCGAGACCGAGCGCGCCGAACTGGCCGCGATGGTGCACGACCAGGTGCTGCACACGCTGGCGCTGATCCAGCGGAACGCGGACGACGTGAAGGCGGTGCAGCGACTGGCCCGCGGCCAGGAACGCAGCCTGCGCAACTGGCTCTACAAGCCGACCGGGTCGCCGACCGAGCGCTTCGCCGCCGCGCTGGAGGAGGCCGCGGCCGAGGTCGAGGACACGTACGCGATCGCGGTCGAGGTCGTGGTGGTCGGCGACCGGGAGAACGACGAGCGGGTCGCGGCGCTGGTGATGGCCGCCCGGGAGGCGCTGGTGAACGCGGCCCGGCACGCCGGCGTGGGCACCGTGTCGCTCTACGCCGAGGTGGAGCCGGAGCAGCTCAGCGTGTTCGTCCGGGACCGGGGCGCGGGCTTCGACATGGACGCGGTGGAGGACCACCGGCACGGCGTGCGCGGCTCGATCCTGGGCCGGATGAGCCGGCACGGCGGGCACGCGGAGATCCGCAGCGAGATCGGGGACGGCACCGAGGTCAGACTGTTCCTCCCGATGGAACGTGACGCGGTGACCTCCGGTAGGGAAAGGTAG